A single window of Loxodonta africana isolate mLoxAfr1 chromosome 10, mLoxAfr1.hap2, whole genome shotgun sequence DNA harbors:
- the LOC100677793 gene encoding LOW QUALITY PROTEIN: olfactory receptor 11H7-like (The sequence of the model RefSeq protein was modified relative to this genomic sequence to represent the inferred CDS: substituted 3 bases at 3 genomic stop codons) produces the protein MNKSGISTVAYFVLLGFPGPWKMQLILFSMILLVYILTLTGNVAIICVVRWVPRLHTPMYVLLANFSFLEIWYVTCTVPKMLVNFLSKTKTMSFSGCFMQFYFFFSLGTKEYFFPCVMAYDSYLAICHPLHYPSIMTQRLYGILVSLCWLIGFLGHLIPISFISQLPFCDPNIIDHFLCDVDPLTALSCALKPIIEHVFHSVSSLIIVLTIFYILGSCSLVLRAVLQVSSSAGXXKAFSTXESHLVMVSLFYGTIMVMCVTPMSGNSVAMKKIITLIYSVVTPVLNPIIYSLRNKDMKYALCHVLCGMRITQSS, from the coding sequence ATGAATAAATCAGGGATATCTACTGTAGCATACTTTGTTCTGCTGGGCTTTCCTGGTCCCTGGAAAATGCAGCTCATTCTTTTCTCAATGATTCTGTTGGTCTACATCTTGACTTTGACTGGGAATGTGGCCATCATTTGTGTGGTGAGATGGGTCCCACGACTCCATACCCCTATGTATGTGCTCCTGGCCAACTTCTCCTTCCTAGAGATCTGGTATGTGACCTGCACAGTTCCCAAAATGTTGGTCAATTTTCTTTCCAAAACCAAGACCATGTCCTTCTCTGGCTGCTTCATGCAGTTCTACTTCTTCTTTTCCCTGGGCACAAAGGAATACTTCTTCCCCTGTGTCATGGCTTATGATAGTTACCTGGCCATCTGCCACCCACTACACTATCCCTCCATCATGACCCAGAGGCTCTATGGCATTCTGGTGTCTCTTTGTTGGCTCATCGGTTTCCTTGGACATTTAATTCCCATTTCCTTCATTTCCCAACTACCTTTTTGTGATCCCAACATCATTGATCACTTCCTGTGTGATGTGGACCCACTGACGGCCCTGTCCTGTGCCCTTAAACCCATCATAGAGCATGTATTCCACTCTGTGAGCTCTCTTATTATCGTTCTCACCATTTTCTACATCCTTGGGTCCTGTTCCCTGGTGCTCAGAGCTGTGCTTCAAGTCTCTTCTTCAGCTGGTTAGTGAAAAGCCTTCTCTACCTGAGAGTCCCACTTAGTGATGGTATCTCTGTTCTATGGAACCATAATGGTGATGTGTGTGACTCCCATGTCTGGCAATTCAGTTGCTATGAAGAAGATCATCACACTGATATACTCTGTAGTGACACCAGTCTTAAACCCTATCATCTACAGCCTACGCAACAAGGACATGAAATATGCCCTCTGTCATGTCCTTTGTGGGATGAGAATTACCCAAAGCTCATGA